A stretch of the Streptosporangiales bacterium genome encodes the following:
- a CDS encoding RNA polymerase sigma-70 factor has protein sequence MNLRSVDEFEGQRSRLFGIAYRMLGSAEEAEDVVQDAFLRWDGAERDAIVAPSSWLAKVVTNLSINRLTSARARREQYIGPWLPEPVLTSDGALWPDDEAEQRDSVSLALLTLLERLTPTERAVFVLREAFAYSHRELAEILELSEANCRQLHHRATRRLGESPPRFRPDTDQWHRLVERFLTAARDGDMSALEDVLTADAVAVGDGGGKATAGTRPVLGRTRVARLLVGLLRKYATTQMELTFAEVNGQAAILAWHRATLAGVMVLEIADGAVRATRTVTNPEKLGYLAMQLSHSEVPSGS, from the coding sequence GTGAACCTCCGTTCGGTCGACGAGTTCGAGGGGCAGCGGTCGCGGCTGTTCGGGATCGCGTACCGGATGCTCGGCTCCGCCGAGGAGGCGGAGGACGTCGTGCAGGACGCCTTCCTGCGGTGGGACGGCGCCGAGCGCGACGCGATCGTCGCGCCGTCGTCCTGGCTCGCGAAGGTCGTCACCAACCTCAGCATCAACCGACTGACCTCGGCGCGGGCGCGCCGCGAGCAGTACATCGGGCCCTGGCTGCCGGAGCCGGTGCTCACCAGCGACGGCGCGCTCTGGCCGGACGACGAGGCCGAGCAGCGCGACTCCGTCTCTCTCGCGCTGCTCACGCTGCTCGAACGGCTCACACCGACGGAGCGCGCCGTGTTCGTCCTGCGTGAGGCGTTCGCGTACTCGCACCGGGAGCTCGCGGAGATCCTCGAGCTGTCCGAGGCCAACTGCCGGCAGCTGCACCACCGCGCGACGCGACGGCTCGGCGAGTCGCCACCGCGATTCCGTCCCGACACCGACCAGTGGCATCGCCTCGTCGAACGGTTCCTGACGGCCGCGCGCGACGGTGACATGAGCGCGCTCGAGGACGTCCTCACCGCCGATGCCGTGGCGGTGGGGGACGGCGGCGGCAAGGCGACGGCGGGCACGCGGCCGGTCCTCGGTCGCACGCGCGTCGCACGCCTGCTCGTCGGGCTGCTCAGGAAGTACGCCACCACCCAGATGGAGCTCACGTTCGCCGAGGTCAACGGCCAGGCCGCGATCCTCGCCTGGCACCGCGCGACGCTGGCGGGCGTCATGGTGCTCGAGATCGCCGACGGCGCGGTCAGGGCGACCCGCACGGTCACCAATCCCGAGAAGCTCGGCTACCTCGCCATGCAGCTGTCACATTCCGAGGTGCCGTCCGGTTCATAA
- a CDS encoding FAD-dependent oxidoreductase — MTSPAIVVIGAGVVGAALADELTARGCTDVTVVDQGPLYATGGSSSHAPGLVFQCNGSKAMTDLARYTVEKASSLFLDGEPCYLPVGGLEVATTPERLAELHRRYGWLRSWGVEASVVDTDECVRLHSLLDGDVVLGGLLTPTDGIFKAVRAVEAQAGRARERGARFLERHEVLDVLTEGGRVTGVRTNHGDLRADIVVCCAGIWGPKVTRMVGMTLPLTPLGHQFAWTSPVPALAGQTAESVRPIVRHQDHDLYYRERGDQVGVGYYGHRPMPLSADDLVAYDDAEVMPSVLRFTAEDFEPAWAESMRLLPALGDAKVDDGMNGVFSFTPDNMPLLGESPDVRGFWVAEAVWVTHSAGVARAMAEWLVDGVPSIDLHECDVNRFEKHQLAPDYLLARDCQNFVEVYDILHPLQPMEDPRPLRTSPFHARQQELGAVFLEANGWERPHWYEANAGLVDGRDVPVPDDWGVRYWSPIAAAEAQVTRERVALYDMTALKRLEVSGPGALAFLDHVTTGKMDKSVGAVTYTLLLDETGGIRSDVTVARLGPRLFQLGANGNLDLDRLRRLASADGSVVVRDTTAETCCIGVWGPRARDLVQSLSRDDFSNEGLRYFRGRHTYLGMVPVTALRLSYVGELGYELYTTADMGLRLWDTLWDAGQEHGVIAGGRAAFNGLRLEKGYRSFGTDMTWEHDPYEAGVGFAVRMDKPDFVGRAALAGRDPEAVERRLTCLVTGDEVVMGKEPVYSGDERVGYVTSAGWGYTLGHGIAYAWLPATYTTIGSTVEIGYFDRRVSARVAAEPLFDAEMSRLRG; from the coding sequence ATGACCTCTCCCGCGATCGTCGTCATCGGTGCCGGCGTGGTCGGTGCCGCGCTCGCCGACGAGCTCACCGCGCGCGGATGCACCGACGTCACCGTTGTCGACCAGGGACCGCTGTACGCCACCGGCGGGTCGAGCTCGCACGCGCCGGGTCTGGTGTTCCAGTGCAACGGGTCCAAGGCGATGACCGACCTCGCCAGGTACACCGTCGAGAAGGCGTCGTCGCTCTTCCTCGACGGCGAGCCGTGCTACCTGCCGGTGGGCGGGCTGGAGGTGGCGACCACGCCGGAGCGGCTCGCCGAGCTGCACCGGCGGTACGGCTGGCTGCGGTCGTGGGGGGTCGAGGCGAGCGTCGTCGACACCGACGAGTGCGTGCGGCTGCATTCGCTGCTCGACGGCGACGTCGTGCTCGGCGGGCTGCTGACGCCGACCGACGGGATCTTCAAGGCCGTCCGCGCGGTCGAGGCGCAGGCCGGGCGCGCGCGGGAGCGCGGCGCCCGGTTCCTCGAACGGCACGAGGTGCTCGACGTCCTCACCGAGGGCGGACGGGTCACCGGCGTGCGGACCAACCACGGCGACCTCCGCGCGGACATCGTCGTGTGCTGCGCGGGCATCTGGGGCCCGAAGGTCACGCGGATGGTCGGCATGACCCTGCCGCTGACGCCGCTCGGTCACCAGTTCGCGTGGACGTCGCCGGTGCCGGCGCTCGCGGGGCAGACCGCGGAGAGCGTACGGCCGATCGTGCGGCACCAGGACCACGATCTCTACTACCGCGAGCGCGGCGACCAGGTCGGCGTCGGCTACTACGGGCACCGCCCGATGCCGCTGTCGGCCGACGACCTCGTCGCGTACGACGACGCGGAGGTCATGCCGAGCGTGCTGCGCTTCACCGCGGAGGACTTCGAGCCCGCGTGGGCGGAGTCGATGCGCCTGCTGCCGGCGCTGGGTGACGCCAAGGTCGACGACGGCATGAACGGCGTGTTCTCGTTCACGCCGGACAACATGCCGCTGCTCGGCGAGTCGCCTGACGTCCGCGGCTTCTGGGTCGCCGAGGCCGTCTGGGTCACGCACTCGGCCGGCGTCGCGAGGGCGATGGCCGAGTGGCTCGTCGACGGCGTGCCGTCGATCGACCTGCACGAGTGCGACGTCAACAGGTTCGAGAAGCACCAGCTCGCGCCCGACTACCTGCTCGCCCGCGACTGCCAGAACTTCGTCGAGGTGTACGACATCCTGCACCCGTTGCAGCCGATGGAGGACCCGCGACCGCTGCGCACCAGCCCGTTCCACGCACGCCAGCAGGAGCTCGGGGCGGTGTTCCTCGAGGCGAACGGCTGGGAGCGTCCGCACTGGTACGAGGCCAACGCCGGACTCGTCGACGGCCGTGACGTGCCCGTGCCCGACGACTGGGGCGTGCGCTACTGGTCGCCGATCGCCGCCGCCGAGGCCCAGGTCACCCGCGAGCGCGTCGCCCTGTACGACATGACCGCGCTCAAGCGCCTGGAGGTGTCCGGCCCCGGCGCACTCGCGTTCCTCGACCACGTCACCACCGGGAAGATGGACAAGTCCGTCGGCGCGGTCACGTACACGCTGTTGCTCGACGAGACCGGGGGCATCCGCAGCGACGTCACGGTCGCGCGCCTCGGTCCGCGGCTGTTCCAGCTCGGTGCGAACGGCAACCTCGACCTCGACCGGCTGCGCCGGCTCGCATCCGCGGACGGTTCCGTTGTCGTCCGCGACACTACTGCCGAGACCTGCTGCATCGGCGTGTGGGGACCACGCGCACGCGACCTCGTCCAGTCGCTCTCGCGTGACGACTTCTCGAACGAGGGGCTCCGCTACTTCCGCGGCAGGCACACCTACCTCGGCATGGTGCCGGTCACCGCGCTGCGGCTGTCGTACGTCGGCGAGCTCGGCTACGAGCTCTACACCACCGCGGACATGGGCCTGAGGCTCTGGGACACGCTGTGGGACGCCGGCCAGGAGCACGGCGTCATCGCGGGCGGACGTGCGGCGTTCAACGGGCTGCGGCTGGAGAAGGGCTACCGGTCGTTCGGCACCGACATGACCTGGGAGCACGACCCGTACGAGGCGGGCGTCGGCTTCGCGGTGCGGATGGACAAGCCCGACTTCGTCGGCAGAGCGGCCCTCGCCGGCCGCGACCCCGAGGCGGTGGAGCGTCGGCTCACCTGCCTGGTGACGGGCGACGAGGTCGTCATGGGCAAGGAGCCGGTGTACTCCGGTGACGAGCGCGTCGGATACGTCACGAGCGCGGGCTGGGGCTACACGCTCGGTCACGGCATCGCGTACGCCTGGCTGCCCGCGACGTACACGACGATCGGCAGTACCGTCGAGATCGGATACTTCGATCGCCGGGTGTCCGCCCGCGTCGCGGCCGAGCCGCTCTTCGACGCCGAGATGTCCCGGCTACGTGGCTAG
- a CDS encoding NAD(P)H-binding protein — translation MRKTILVTGGTGVLGRVVVERLLDAGHTVRLASRRERPPGTSSRAEWCTVDYRSGTSLAAAVDGADTVVLCTSSFGADVDRTVVEAAAANGSSHVVYVSIVGVDRVPFAYYRRKLASERMIERSELPWTVLRATQFHDLVRGLFIAGARAPVMPVPAFHVQPIDVSEVGARLAELAVAPPAGRVPDMGGPTIHHFRDLAHRYLEATGRRRRVAALRLPGKTFRRFAAGEHLAPDHAVGTITFEQYLRSAR, via the coding sequence GTGCGCAAGACGATCCTGGTCACCGGCGGCACCGGCGTGCTCGGCCGTGTCGTCGTGGAGCGGCTGCTCGACGCCGGCCACACGGTACGGCTCGCCAGCAGGCGGGAACGGCCGCCGGGCACCTCGTCACGGGCCGAGTGGTGCACCGTCGACTACCGCAGTGGCACGAGTCTGGCCGCCGCCGTCGATGGCGCGGACACCGTCGTCCTCTGCACGTCGAGCTTCGGCGCCGACGTGGACCGCACGGTGGTCGAGGCGGCAGCCGCGAACGGCAGTTCGCACGTCGTCTACGTCTCGATCGTCGGTGTCGACCGGGTCCCGTTCGCCTACTACCGCCGCAAGCTCGCCAGCGAGCGGATGATCGAGCGCTCGGAACTGCCCTGGACCGTGCTCCGTGCCACGCAGTTCCACGATCTCGTCAGGGGACTGTTCATCGCCGGCGCTCGGGCTCCCGTCATGCCGGTGCCGGCCTTCCACGTCCAGCCGATCGACGTCTCCGAGGTCGGTGCCCGGCTCGCCGAGCTCGCCGTCGCGCCACCCGCCGGCCGGGTACCGGACATGGGCGGGCCGACGATCCACCACTTCCGCGACCTCGCCCACCGGTACCTCGAGGCGACCGGACGGCGCAGGCGCGTCGCGGCGTTGCGCCTGCCCGGCAAGACGTTCCGCCGCTTCGCCGCCGGAGAACACCTCGCACCCGACCACGCCGTCGGCACGATCACGTTCGAGCAGTACCTAAGGAGCGCACGATGA